From a region of the Fundulus heteroclitus isolate FHET01 unplaced genomic scaffold, MU-UCD_Fhet_4.1 scaffold_28, whole genome shotgun sequence genome:
- the LOC118559391 gene encoding uncharacterized protein LOC118559391: MMDTQKDIRDAIRAVLSGLSQDVLAALEDVLEKLGTTTTDDFQYITEGDLLPVLKPIQARRLVAAWAQNNSMASTSGGASSSPQSVQSSQSAASLSQPSSAATSSHSLSCSPVLPTWVDSFQIPWQKLPEELIQTLERQKRPSARLRRQMVRIIVSEIMLICKNPTKRNTTEIAERMVSRYPKSLKDVIDGDVIGLGYHSLVKQLQARIENVKRQDTPKITKRRAESDNDTDEIPAEQKASVQDTYGCVNWAPKFLPLSETVESQLKKKEDMKKMFKDKKYAAEDVKELIKSTYYTQRKDINKGTSILKLCQEWPFLFHETGMAEHFQQLTGISLMEAFFTNLDKKGERIVNFLKTVFAQKEKQVLESLLKLASEKGQSSGCT, from the exons ATGATGGATACACAAAAGGACATCCGTGATGCCATTCGAGCAGTGCTTTCTGGTCTTTCACAGGACGTTTTGGCTGCTTTAGAGGATGTGTTGGAGAAACTCGGCACTACAACCACAGATGATTTCCAGTATATCACCGAAGGAGACTTATTGCCTGTGCTGAAGCCCATACAGGCCAGAAGACTGGTTGCTGCATGGGCCCAAAATA ACTCAATGGCTTCAACTTCAGGTGGGGCATCCTCCTCTCCACAGTCCGTTCAGTCCTCTCAATCTGCAGCCTCACTTTCACAACCATCGTCTGCTGCTACTTCATCGCATTCCCTGAGCTGCTCCCCAGTTTTGCCAACCTGGGTTGACAGTTTTCAGATACCATGGCAGAAGCTTCCAGAAGAGCTGATACAGACTTTGGAACGACAGAAAAGGCCAAGTGCACGACTTCGAAGACAAATGGTGAGGATTATTGTCTCTGAAATTATGCTGATTTGCAAGAATCCAACCAAACGCAACACTACTGAAATAGCAGAAAGGATGGTGAGCAGGTATCCAAAGTCACTTAAGGATGTCATTGATGGTGACGTTATTGGACTTGGTTATCATTCCCTGGTAAAACAACTCCAGGCAAGAATTGAAAATGTCAAACGACAAGACACACCAAAGATAACTAAACGCAGGGCAGAATCAGATAATGACACTGATGAGATACCTGCTGAGCAAAAAGCTAGTGTTCAAGACACGTATGGCTGTGTCAACTGGGCGCCAAAGTTTTTGCCCCTTTCTGAGACTGTAGAGAGTCAGcttaagaaaaaagaagacatgaaaaagatgttcaaagacaaaaaatatgcTGCAGAAGATGTGAAAGAACTTATCAAGTCCACCTATTACACGCAACGAAAGGACATCAATAAAGGTACAAGCATCCTGAAGCTATGCCAAGAATGGCCTTTTTTGTTCCATGAAACTGGCATGGCAGAACACTTCCAGCAACTTACTGGCATAAGTCTGATGGAAGCCTTCTTCACCAATCTGGACAAAAAGGGGGAGCGCATTGTCAACTTCcttaaaactgtttttgctcagaaagaaaaacaagttctGGAGTCTCTCCTCAAGTTAGCAAGTGAAAAAGGTCAGTCCAGTGGTTGTACATAG